The Polyangium mundeleinium genome contains the following window.
AACGTGCCCTGGGTGTCGAGGTTGCCGTCTCCGTCGTTGATCTGCGAGCAGAAGAAATTGTCCGAGGGATTGTTCGGCCCCGAAAGGTTCTTGAACGGCCCGGCCGCCGTGGGCGCGATGCGGAGCTGATCGCCGACGAAGTTCGCGTCGCCCTCGATCGCGCTCACGATGACGGCGCCCTCGACGACGCCCGCCGGCGGCGCGCAGAAGCCGCTCACCGTGTAGTCCTGGGTCGTGTTCTCGTCGACGAACGAGCCGCCCACGAAGATGCTGAGGTTGCGCATGGGGACGCCCTCGTCGCGGTAGGCGACGACGAGCGTCCAGCCCGCGGCGCTCAAGTTGTTGATCGCGGTCGTCTGCGTGGCCGGGACGCCCGAGACCTCGTACGTGCCCTTGCCGGCCTGCTTGACGAAATCCGTCACGTCTGCCGAGCGCATGTAATAACGGACCGCGAAGCCCGAGGCGGCCGTCTCGTTCATCGTGAGCGCCGTCGCGGGGTCGGGCGTGACCATCATCGTCGCTCCGTTCGCCGCGATGGTGACCGCGGTCTCGAGCATCGACGTGACGTTCTCCCCACCATAGTCGTAGCTGCCACCCCAGAGCAGCTCCGCGTAGAGCACCTCGGCCTCGGGGAGCGAGAGCACGGCGCTCGATCCATTCATCTTCCAGTCCGCCGTGGTGCCCATCGGCCAGGGGTTCTGCGGGTCCGTGGGGGGCTCGTCGACGGTATTGCCGAGGGACGTGAACGTGCCGATGGAGTCGCGCTCTCCCGGGCCGTTCGCATTGGTGGCCTTGCTCAGGCCAAGCGCGTTGCCCGTGCCAGCGATTCCGCCCGGCACCGTTGCGGTGAAGCGGAGCTGTTGCGCGGACGCAGACGACGCAGGGGCGAGCGCCGCGCAGGTGAATGCAAGGAGGAGAGGTGCACGAAGCTTCATGAGACCATGGCTAACCCGGGGGCGCGTGAGGGTCAAATCCTGTATTCTAGCGTCGAGCGGCATGCAGACCCGGGCGAAGTACGGTCTTAGCGAGATGATCATCGAGCCGCCCGACACGGTCGTGATGAAGCCGCGTGGAGACTTTGACGGGGAGACCGCGGCTACGATGATGGAGGCGCTCATCACCTGGGCGCAGGCGCGGCCCTTTGTGCTCCTGCTCATGGATCTGACGTACGTCGGAGCGATCTCGCCGGCGGCGCGGCACGCGCTCACTTCGAACGGGCACAAACTGCCGCCGCGCGCGCTCGCGATCCATGGCGGGAGCTTCACGGTGCGCGTGCTATCGCAGATGATGGACCGGGCGAGCTGGCTCCGCGGGAGCCGCAATCGCTGGGTATGGCATGCGCCCGACGAGGCGACCGCGCGGGCGTGGCTCGACGAGAAACGGAAGGTGCTCGCGGCGGGCGTCCGTCCCTCGGAACGGTAATGGCTGGCATCCCGCTTGCCCAGCCAGGACGGAGCGAGGTTGGGCTGTGCAAATGGGAACCAGGTGGGCGACGCCGAGCAGGAGCGATCGAATGGGTCTTTGTGCGCGCCTCGCAGGGCTGTGCGTGGCCCTCGCGTTCGTCGCGGGCTGCGGCGGGGCGACGATCGGGGCCACGGTGCCGCTCGGATATGGGTCCATCTACGGATATACCGTCGTCGACGCGGGCGGCGTTCCGTACGACATTTACGATTACCCGAGCTACTACTGGAACGGGAGCTACGCCTATCTCGTCGGTTCGTCCTGGTATTATCCGATGGGCGGCGGCTGGGTGGTCTTCCAGGACGAGCCCTGGGATCTCTACCAGTACCGGACATCCCGGCCGGTCCAGGTCGCGCCGCCGGCCGTGCAATATCCAGCGTATCCGGCCTACCGCGGGAGCCCTGGGTATCGCAGCCCGGCTTATCGTACGTATCCGGCCTACCGCGAGCCGGCCTACCCGGCGGGGCCTCCCGTGCAGGTCGCGCCTCCGGCTCTGCGAAGGCCTGCCGAGGTCGCGCCGCCCGTGCAGGTCGCGCCGCCCGCGCGTGTGGAGAGGCCGACGCAAATCGCGCCGCCCGTGCAAGTCGCGCCGCCGGCCCCGCGCGGGGAGACCTACCGCAGGAGCGCGCCGTCTGCGCCCGCCGTGATCCAAAGCCCCGCGCCGGAAGGAACACGTCTCCCCTCGGCGCCGCCGCCTTCGCGTGGCAGGGCCGTGCAATCGGCGCCGCCTGCGCCGAGGCGGTAGCGGTCCTTTCGTATCGCGGCGCGGGGAGGTGGTGGTAGCATCGCGCGGCTTTCGGGCCGACCATGAACGACACCGCCACGCAGACCCCCGCGCCCGAGCGCGCGACCCCCTCGCCCCGCGTCCGCATCGACGTCATTTCCACGGTGGTCCAGCGCGCCCTGCCGAACGGCGTGCGCATGGAAATCCGCCCGCCGCGCCCGGTGACGGCGGCGTGGGATCAGGCGCTCCCGCTCTTCGAAGGCTGGATGCAAAGCGCCGAGCTCCGCGTTCGCGTTTCGGGTTTGACGGACAGCCCGTTCTTCGCGGCGCTCGAGATCGAGGGCACGAAGGCCGGAGCGGCCGTCGCCGCGTCGATCGGATCCACGCCCGGAGAAGCGGGCGCAGGGCCGCTCTCGCCGTTCTCCGTCGAGCTCGTCGTGCCGCTCGCGCTCCTCGCGCCGCACGCGGGCAAACGCTGCGCGCTCCGGCTGATCCTGTCGCCGCAGAGCTCGCTCGCGGGCGGGCGGAAGGTGACGCTCGCGCGGGCGATCTTCGTGGGCATCCCGGGCTACGGGCCGCTGCTCTCCGCGCTGGATCTGCTCGAATCGACGGACTCGGTCCTCGTCGACGCGCCCGAGCGGCGCCTCTTCGATCTGCAAAACCCCGAGGAAGGGCTCTGGATCGGCACGGGCAAGTGGCGCCTGCGGCTCTTCGCAGACTGGGCGAAGCTCGAAGGCGAGCCGTTCGTCATCGACACGAAGCCCGCGCACGTCCTGCACCGCTTCCAGCGCGACGACGACGCGCCTGCCGTGGTGGTCGAGGACGCGACGCGGCGCGCGGGCGGGCGGCGCACGTACACCGAGCTCGTCCTGGATTCCTCGCATCCGGACCTCCTGCCGATCCCCGAGGAGGGCAAGGACGTGGCGCTCGATCTGACGGTCGAGCACGCGCTCACGTACGGCGAGCACACGGGCGTATGCACGTGGCACGCGGCGCTGCCGGTGCGCCTGCGGGATCCGCGGCCGCTTCTGAAATCGTTCCAGCGCCTCTCGGCCGTGGGCATCGATTTCGGCACGACCGCGACCGTCGCGGCGCTCTACCAGAAGGGCTACCGCGCGCTGCTCCGCCTCGGCAGTGGCAGCGCGCCGGCCGCGAAATCGGCGGAGAACCCGACGTACCTGCTCGTCGAGGATCACGAGCGCCTGTGGGCCGAGGTCGAGCGCGCCGCGGCGGGCGACGCGCGCTTCCCGAACCTCCTGCGCGTCGTGCGAGGCAGCCACGCGGCGCGCGAGGCGATGACGGATTCGCCGAGCGCGGTCGTGGGCGAGCTCAAGAGCCTGCCCGAGCGCGTCCTCAGCCTCGATCAGTCGCCGCAGCTCCGCGACCGCGAGCGTCGCCGCGACTTCCTGCTCGACGAGAACCGCGTCCGCATCCTCGTGCGGGCGTACGCCTACCTGCTCTCGCGCGCGATCAACCGCCCGGGGCAGGACGTGTACCTGCGCTACTGGCTCACGCACCCCGCGAAGTTCGACGAGCGCGCGCGCAAGCTGCTCGAAGAAGAGATCCGCCGCGGGATCTTGCTCGGCATCCCGGAGGGGATCCCGGCCGAGGAGATCGTCGTGGAGATGAGCGCGAGCGAGCCGGAGGCGTTCGCCGCCGAGGTTTGTCCCGAGCTCGCGACGTACGCGGAGCTCGAGCCGGTGATCTCGAAGTTCGGCGAGATGCGTTTCGCGGTCTTCGATTTCGGCGGCGGCACGCTCGACATCGCCTGCGGCCGTTTCCGGCCCGCGACCGAGCAGGAGGCCGAGGAGCTCGGGAGCCGGACGGTGATCGAGACGCTCCAGGTGAGCGGCGACGATCACCTCGGCGGCGACTACCTCACGCACGAGCTCGTGTGGCTCACGCACCAGCACGACAAGCACCTGCCCGAGATGGAGGACAAGGAGGTGCCGATGATGCGGCCGCAGACGGTGCCTCCGAACAACCTCGCGAACAAGCCGCACCTCTACAAGCGCAGCCTGGCCGGGCGGCAGAACCGCTTCCGCTTCGAGCGCGAGCTCGGCCTCGAAGCGGTGAAGTTCGCGCCGGAGAACGAGCCGCGCCGCGCCGCGGACCTCTCCGCCGCGCGCCTCGACGGGAGCGAGGTGCGGCTCGAATCGATGGCCACGGATGTGCCAGCGCTGCACGCGAAGCTGAAGGATCATCTGCAGACGCGCATCCGCGACGGCGTGAAGCTCATGAAGAGCATGCTCGCGATCGCGCCGTGGGGAACCGAGGGAGATTGGCGTGAGCAGGGCGTGACGATCTTGCTCGCGGGCAACTCCTCGCGCAGCGCGTTCGTGGAGCAGGCGCTCGCGGACGAGCTCGGGATCCCGGGGCTCAAGGTCTGGCGGCCGGGCAGCAGCGATCCGTTCCAGCAGGTGGTGCTCTACGAGACGCCGCAACGCACCGAGCGCGGCGTGACGATCGTGGGCGTGACGCCGAAGACGGCCGTGGCGCTCGGCGCGCTGAAGATCGCGAACCGCGAGGTGCACCTCGTGCGGCGGGCGCAGGGGTTTTCCTACTTCGTGGGCGATCTGCGTGGCTTCCCGCCGAAGTTCGTGGCGCTCGTGCAGATGGGCACGCCCGTCTCGGATCCGAGCGCGTTCGGGCCGCATTACGTGGACTTCGGCAAGTGGGACACGAAGACGCCGCTGCGCGTGGCGCAGGAGTACGTGCCCGGGAAGATGACGTCGAACGATCCGCGCGTGTCGATGATCCCGACGGGCCTCGCCGCCGGGCTCGTGGGCAGGCTGTTCGTGTGCGTCTCGGGCCCGGACGAGCTCACGCTGGCCTTGCAGCGCGACGGGCAGGACCCGCTCGTGACGACCTTGAACCTCGCGAAGTACATGCGGTGAGCTCGCCATGAAAGAGACGTTTGCCACGGCGCTGCGCGCCGAGATCGAGGCGATCGTGCTGCGCTACGAGGCGCTCGTGTCGTCGCGCGTGGAGGCGGCCGAGCGCGAGGGCGCGCGGGGCACGGAGGCGGCCG
Protein-coding sequences here:
- a CDS encoding MYXO-CTERM sorting domain-containing protein, which gives rise to MKLRAPLLLAFTCAALAPASSASAQQLRFTATVPGGIAGTGNALGLSKATNANGPGERDSIGTFTSLGNTVDEPPTDPQNPWPMGTTADWKMNGSSAVLSLPEAEVLYAELLWGGSYDYGGENVTSMLETAVTIAANGATMMVTPDPATALTMNETAASGFAVRYYMRSADVTDFVKQAGKGTYEVSGVPATQTTAINNLSAAGWTLVVAYRDEGVPMRNLSIFVGGSFVDENTTQDYTVSGFCAPPAGVVEGAVIVSAIEGDANFVGDQLRIAPTAAGPFKNLSGPNNPSDNFFCSQINDGDGNLDTQGTFGTRNQDAMGGKNVSGGRQGWDVTTVPLSSLDEQLQNGQSSAVIRTLTTGDSYAPILAAFSIDVNAPNFKGVASSVIDAPSSVSLGDTFTVTAILANNGDVAAEQIDFSLPLDASLGLVSFAVDGTPGDATGNPVDSAKLTAGVPVGDLPAGKTKSVTLDLEVKSAPQLAGYFLKAKWGYGFEVCPNKPLVTESFSQSKLVQYAGGGGAGGAGGAGGAGGAGGAGGAGGAGGDAGGDAGGAGGAGGAAAGGSDGGVGESGSCDCSVPGQTAPAGGATAAFGLLALAALRGTRRRGR